TCAGCTACGACTGCCTTTGCACCATTTTGCTTCATCTCCATAATCGCCAGCACGGTTGTTTCAAACTTCCTTATATCTTCATTCTTATCCCCGACAATCTTCTCGACTGCCAAATGGCCCGTTGTACCTGTTTGAACAGCCACTTTCTTTCCTTTCAAATCCTCTGCAGACTTAATGTCACTTCCTTCTGGCACGAGAATCTTATTGGTTGATAGGAAGTACGGCACAGAGAAGTCATACGTCGCTTTTCGCTCATCATTAATGGAGATAGCAGACATCCCCATATCAGCTGTTTTGTTTTTGATTTCTACAAACAGCGGATCCCAGCCTACATTTTCAATCTTAACCTTGAAACCTGCTTCTTTTGCGACCGCCTTCACTACATCCACATCAAAACCGACAATTTCCCCGCCATCTTGGTATTCAAATGGTGAGTAATTGGCATCAGTGACGACACGGTACGTTTTCTCAGAGCCTCCACCATCTCCGTTCCCGCTAGTTTCTTCTTCACTAGATCCGCATGCAGCCAATCCAAACATGACGCTAGCCAATATTGAAGCGACCAAAAATCTCTTCTTCATGAAATCTCCCCTTTGTTATCTGAAAATATTTTTTAAATTTTCTAAATTCTATGAAATTTATTATAATCTTCGATGGTAATTAATGCAATTGAAAACTGATTTGCCCTAATTATTGTGATAGAGAAAATTTATTCTTTTCCTGATAGGGTACGAATCGGTTCAATCAGGGTATAGGTGCTTATACATTCAGTAGCAGGCTTGGGGGGGAGAAAAATCTATGTGGATAAATAAGCCTTTTTTTAAATATGCGACCGGCTTAATCCTTATTCTTATTATCATTGTTTTATTCGGGAAGATTGATTACTTCATTTGGCCTTTCCAGAAATTCATCATCACTCTATTCTTTCCGATTTTAATCGCAGGACTGCTTTACTATATACTTCGCCCCATCGTTCAATGGCTTAGCCGCTATATGCCGCTAGCCCTTAGTATCACCCTTATATACTTGCTGTTTGGCGCGCTCGGCTATGTAGCTGTTAAAACGGCTGGCCCAATGATAATTTCACAAGTCTCTCACCTGGTTGAAGTCGTGCCGGAACGGGCGGAGTCAATTGCAGATACGTCCAAAACCATCATTGAAGAGCGGTCGCCAGATTTCCTTTCGGTGAATAAAGTAAAGGATTATGCAACAGATTATTTGGAATCATTCTCAAAAAAAATCTCCAGCAATGCCATCACTATTTTCTCAACCATCACTAGCGCCTTGACCATTATCGTTATAGTTCCATTTATTGTCTTCTACTTCTTGAAGGATGGACATAAATTAAAACCTTATCTTCTCCGCCATATCCCTCAATCAGTTGAAGCAGAAGGCGCTAAAATCCTTGCAGATGTGGATAAAACCTTATCAACTTACATTGTCGGACAATTTATTATTGCGTTAGCAGATGGCGCAATGATGTATATTGGCTACTTAATCATTGGATTAGAAAATGCGCTTATCTTTGCCATATTTGCCACATTACTGACGGTAATCCCGTTTCTCGGACCTTTTTTGGGTATCATCCCTGCTTTGATCAGCAGCTTTTTAGTCAGCCCATTCATGGCACTAAAGGTTTTAATTTTAATGATTATCGTTCAGCAGATTGAGGGACATTTGATTACGCCGCAAGTTATGGGCAAACGGCTGGATATCCATCCATTAACCGTTATCTTTCTCTTGCTTGTTGCCGGTTCACTCTATGGATTTGTCGGCATCCTGATTGCCATTCCTGCTTATTCCGTGTTAAAGGTGATTTTTAATAATTTCGTCCGTTTTTATAAGCTTCGCAGTAATACAAAATAATATAGGCATCTCATAATGAGACACTAAATTACTATCATCCCATAATGATAAATCTTTCAAATATATTTCTTCATATCAGGAATCTGAAGCTTTTTTACTAAAGGAAATATTAAGTGTGTAATGCTCTTAAACCTTTAATGAACGTAAAAACACAATCCTGACATTTGTCAAAAGACTAATATAAATAAAAAAGATGGAGAACCAAATTGGTTTTCCATCTTTTTGCGTAGTTTACTGATGTCTCTCGCTTTTAATTAGCTTAGGATACCGTTTGAAATTCACGATCGGCAAAGACCATCCATTCATATTGGCGTAAGCGCAATTCGAACAGCTTCAGTGGATCGCGATACATTTCTGGTTTTGCACGCATCTTTTCCAATTGGCGATTGTATTTCTCAATCATGCCATTTGCATCAGCAATTAATGTATTCAGCATTTCCTTCGGATTACTGAAGAACATAGCGACATCCCTTGTAATGGATTTCTCGAACATTTCGAATTGAAGCAGGAACTTATCAGCGATAACCTCAGCAACTTCGGTGTAATCCTGTGTTTCAATTAAGTTCGTATATTTATTGTACATTAAACTCTTATTGGCAATTGACCCGAACAGTACACCAGCGCTCTTTAGCAATAATTGCTGCGGCGTATGACGCAGAAGAATATTAACGGTATCCATTTGAATTCCGCTAGTCATCCGATTGGAATCACGGCGCCAGTCATCAAGCACTCGGAAGTCACAGTTCATTTTGACGCGATCATCCTGATAGATGGCATTAAATCCATCTGTCATTTCAGTCAAGAAACCTTGGCTTTCCTTAAATTCAATGTCTGCTTCCCGAATCCATTCCTGCATAGAATAGAAGTATTTCGGGAGAACGGTTGTTTCTAAATACTCCTGTACTCTTCTATTCATCTTCTCATTCAGTTCAATATGAATCTTACGATAATCGCTATCCTCTACAAGCAAATCCTTACTTGCCTGCAGGA
The sequence above is drawn from the Pradoshia eiseniae genome and encodes:
- a CDS encoding basic amino acid ABC transporter substrate-binding protein gives rise to the protein MKKRFLVASILASVMFGLAACGSSEEETSGNGDGGGSEKTYRVVTDANYSPFEYQDGGEIVGFDVDVVKAVAKEAGFKVKIENVGWDPLFVEIKNKTADMGMSAISINDERKATYDFSVPYFLSTNKILVPEGSDIKSAEDLKGKKVAVQTGTTGHLAVEKIVGDKNEDIRKFETTVLAIMEMKQNGAKAVVADNGVVEEYAKNNPDDKFVVVADEDAFENEYYGLMFPKDSELKSKVDEALKTIMDDGTYTEIYKKWFGIEPDIETLKEQQ
- a CDS encoding AI-2E family transporter yields the protein MWINKPFFKYATGLILILIIIVLFGKIDYFIWPFQKFIITLFFPILIAGLLYYILRPIVQWLSRYMPLALSITLIYLLFGALGYVAVKTAGPMIISQVSHLVEVVPERAESIADTSKTIIEERSPDFLSVNKVKDYATDYLESFSKKISSNAITIFSTITSALTIIVIVPFIVFYFLKDGHKLKPYLLRHIPQSVEAEGAKILADVDKTLSTYIVGQFIIALADGAMMYIGYLIIGLENALIFAIFATLLTVIPFLGPFLGIIPALISSFLVSPFMALKVLILMIIVQQIEGHLITPQVMGKRLDIHPLTVIFLLLVAGSLYGFVGILIAIPAYSVLKVIFNNFVRFYKLRSNTK